The Acidobacteriota bacterium genome window below encodes:
- the hfq gene encoding RNA chaperone Hfq, which produces MEKPPQQQNTIQDSFLNSARKDRSNVTIYLMSGVKLTGRIKSFDKYSVILEAGSQEQLIFKHAISTVSLPRGGSRDYHYSRPMASDREQLPAEQPPAPQASTAAAPEKS; this is translated from the coding sequence ATGGAAAAACCACCACAACAACAAAACACAATACAAGACAGCTTTCTCAACAGTGCCCGAAAAGACCGCAGCAACGTGACGATCTACCTTATGAGCGGCGTCAAGCTTACGGGTAGAATCAAGAGCTTCGACAAGTACTCGGTGATCCTGGAAGCGGGATCGCAGGAGCAACTGATCTTCAAGCACGCTATCTCCACAGTGTCACTGCCACGCGGAGGCTCACGCGACTATCACTACAGCCGGCCAATGGCTTCTGATCGCGAACAGCTCCCGGCTGAGCAACCCCCGGCGCCTCAAGCTAGCACAGCGGCGGCTCCGGAGAAGTCCTGA
- the tmk gene encoding dTMP kinase, whose product MRGLFITFEGIDGCGKSTQLEMLARQLEQRGFEVVVTREPGGTAIGEDIRRVLVSDASVHIAATTELLLYVAARAQHVAELIKPSVEAGRIVISDRYTDSTVAFQGYGRGLDLEMIEKLNTFATGGLVPDLTIVFDLDPARARTRLGSRPVGGLLGAFDDQHADFHERMRAGYLKMADNEPARIRVADASGAVEETHSKVMDLVLPKLEEVRSQRSEAGGQE is encoded by the coding sequence ATGCGCGGACTGTTCATCACGTTTGAAGGGATAGACGGCTGCGGCAAGAGCACCCAGCTCGAGATGCTCGCGCGGCAGCTCGAGCAACGCGGCTTCGAAGTCGTAGTCACTCGCGAGCCCGGCGGTACCGCCATCGGCGAAGACATACGCCGGGTGCTGGTCTCGGACGCAAGCGTCCACATCGCCGCCACCACCGAGCTTCTGCTCTATGTCGCCGCGCGTGCCCAGCATGTCGCCGAGCTGATCAAGCCTTCCGTTGAAGCGGGCCGCATCGTGATTTCAGACCGTTACACCGACTCAACCGTTGCGTTTCAGGGTTACGGGCGCGGGTTGGATTTGGAGATGATAGAAAAGCTGAACACGTTCGCGACCGGTGGCTTGGTACCCGATCTCACAATAGTATTTGATCTCGATCCGGCGAGGGCTCGCACGCGGTTGGGCTCACGTCCGGTAGGCGGACTGCTCGGCGCATTTGACGACCAGCACGCGGACTTTCACGAGCGGATGAGAGCAGGCTACTTGAAGATGGCCGATAATGAGCCGGCGCGAATCCGCGTCGCCGACGCGAGCGGCGCAGTAGAGGAAACGCATTCAAAGGTGATGGATTTGGTATTGCCGAAACTGGAAGAAGTCAGAAGTCAGAGGTCTGAAGCCGGAGGTCAGGAGTAA
- a CDS encoding RDD family protein — protein MLDDELIIETPERVELHYVLANIGNRFLAAAIDHLIQTVAIVIVLVAAGALGGWQLFSSMEAWTAAMTVLVVFAIYWGYFVAFETLWSGQTPGKRMMRLRVVREDGRPVRFFEVFVRNLLRVAIDFQPLPSYAIGVVSIIFSARSKRVGDFVAGTVVIKERATEAPSLNEIIKVSEIEQQRVERAMPAPFVADTRRLSEPELRAVETFLKRRFELQEPNRTALAARIAQPISVKLGIATDGLAPESLLEEVERQHRAQSRYFD, from the coding sequence ATGCTTGACGATGAACTAATAATCGAGACGCCCGAACGAGTTGAGCTTCACTACGTGCTCGCCAACATCGGCAATCGATTTCTCGCCGCCGCAATCGACCACCTGATTCAAACTGTCGCGATCGTCATCGTTCTGGTTGCCGCCGGAGCGCTTGGCGGGTGGCAATTGTTCAGCTCGATGGAGGCGTGGACCGCAGCCATGACCGTGCTTGTGGTGTTTGCGATTTACTGGGGTTACTTCGTCGCATTCGAGACCCTTTGGAGCGGGCAGACGCCTGGAAAGCGAATGATGCGATTGCGAGTTGTGCGTGAGGATGGCCGGCCGGTCAGGTTCTTCGAGGTGTTCGTCAGAAACCTGCTCCGCGTCGCAATAGATTTTCAGCCCTTGCCGTCTTATGCGATCGGCGTGGTCTCGATAATCTTCAGCGCAAGATCGAAGCGCGTGGGCGACTTCGTGGCCGGCACGGTCGTCATCAAAGAGCGCGCGACCGAAGCGCCTTCGCTCAACGAGATCATCAAAGTATCTGAGATCGAGCAGCAGCGAGTGGAACGCGCGATGCCCGCGCCGTTTGTTGCCGACACACGGCGGCTGAGCGAGCCAGAGCTTCGCGCGGTCGAGACTTTCTTGAAGCGAAGATTCGAGCTTCAAGAACCAAATCGAACGGCGCTTGCAGCGCGCATCGCTCAACCCATTTCAGTAAAGCTGGGGATCGCGACGGACGGACTCGCTCCCGAATCCCTCCTGGAAGAGGTCGAGCGTCAGCACCGCGCTCAGTCGCGCTATTTTGATTGA